In the Plectropomus leopardus isolate mb unplaced genomic scaffold, YSFRI_Pleo_2.0 unplaced_scaffold12440, whole genome shotgun sequence genome, CGGCTCAGAGGCACGATAAAACCGAGACAGACCTGAACTCGGACGTGGCGGTGAAGGACTCGTGCTCGGTGATGGAGAACACCAACAGGAAGCCCTCTCCGCTGCGGAAGTAGTTGTCTCTGATGGCGGCGTAGTCCTCCTGCCCCGCCGTGTCCAGGATGTCGATCTGAACGTCCTCGCCGTCCAGCACCACCTTCTTCCTGTAGCTGTCGGCCTTGGTGGGCTCGTAGTCCTCCACGAACTGGGGAGCGAAGGATCAGAAATGTGACAGGAAGCAGAGGCAGCGAGGGATTATGGGCAACGTAGTGTCGGAGTCTCACCTCGTCGTACATGAACTGCAGCGTGAGCGCGGACTTCCCCACGCCGCCGCTGCCCACCATGATCACCTTATGGAGAGCCAGAGACGTCTGGTTCTTGTTCTTGCCGGAGGCCATGACTCCGGTCTGTCTCAGTCCAGCGTCTCACAGCTCCGTCCCAGTCCTGAGGGACAGCACAGACCGGCAGGGACCAGCATGGACCAGCAGAGACCAGCAGGCACAGg is a window encoding:
- the LOC121963772 gene encoding ras-related protein ralB-B-like — translated: MASGKNKNQTSLALHKVIMVGSGGVGKSALTLQFMYDEFVEDYEPTKADSYRKKVVLDGEDVQIDILDTAGQEDYAAIRDNYFRSGEGFLLVFSITEHESFTATSEFREQILRVKEEEAIPLLLVGNKSDLEERRQVSADEATAKASEWGVQYVETSAKTRANVDKVFFDLMREVRKKKMAESKDKNGPSGKKKKKHCCVL